A genomic segment from Sulfitobacter mediterraneus encodes:
- a CDS encoding sensor histidine kinase → MLTYQLKDYAKAGLGLFWQRQAIFGSALLLEAYYYSPLMAAFTLCLVIASEIFDFMCFRRIMQLNDYSSDREAFTCLMLVQIGTVVSAGIIAFFALSISLAQGPTTHFMPLFFLFAAALFAAMNNHQILSLIVMRLLIYGVTFLFIPVWDIWQTSAPLHSELWAQFFTSIFVVYFIIDCSRIYMKFYERNRQQLQKLQIEHETTKNALRSKSEFLATISHELRTPLTSVKGSLDLACAGALGPMPDKLQNALGIAQRNASRLHALIAELLDLQQIESGKMSFSFETVKADTVIRRCVASLEPYADGLNVRYVLGDMPDDVYVSADEARLEQVVTNIMSNAAKFSFEGGEVEISMVATDDKLRILVRDQGIGLATADKEKVFDRFSQLDSSDQRRAGGTGLGMNISKKIVEAHGGTIDYVPNPDKGTTFFVEFDRAAMPAEVYAAEAS, encoded by the coding sequence ATGCTGACCTATCAGCTGAAGGATTATGCCAAGGCTGGTCTGGGTCTGTTTTGGCAGCGTCAGGCGATTTTTGGATCTGCACTTTTGCTGGAGGCGTATTACTACAGCCCCCTGATGGCCGCCTTTACCCTGTGCCTTGTGATCGCATCAGAGATCTTCGATTTCATGTGCTTTCGCCGGATCATGCAGCTCAATGACTATTCCAGTGACCGCGAGGCCTTCACCTGCCTGATGCTGGTCCAGATCGGCACAGTGGTCAGCGCCGGCATTATCGCATTCTTTGCCCTGTCCATTTCTTTGGCTCAGGGTCCAACCACCCATTTCATGCCGCTGTTCTTCTTGTTCGCGGCTGCGCTTTTCGCCGCGATGAACAACCACCAGATCCTGTCACTGATCGTGATGCGCCTGTTGATCTATGGTGTGACGTTCCTGTTTATCCCGGTCTGGGATATCTGGCAGACCAGCGCACCTTTGCATTCCGAACTGTGGGCGCAGTTCTTTACCAGTATCTTTGTGGTCTATTTCATCATTGATTGCTCGCGCATCTATATGAAGTTCTACGAACGCAACCGCCAGCAGCTTCAAAAGCTGCAGATCGAACATGAGACCACCAAGAACGCCCTGCGGTCGAAGTCCGAGTTTCTGGCCACCATCAGCCACGAATTGCGCACACCTCTGACCTCGGTCAAAGGCTCGCTTGATCTGGCATGTGCAGGTGCGCTTGGCCCGATGCCTGACAAATTGCAAAACGCCTTGGGCATCGCCCAGCGCAACGCGTCACGGCTGCATGCCTTGATTGCCGAACTTCTGGACCTGCAACAGATTGAGTCGGGCAAGATGTCGTTCTCATTTGAAACCGTCAAAGCCGATACTGTGATCCGCCGCTGTGTGGCCTCGCTGGAACCTTATGCAGATGGTCTGAATGTGCGTTACGTCCTGGGCGATATGCCGGACGATGTCTATGTGAGCGCAGACGAAGCGCGATTGGAACAGGTTGTGACCAACATCATGTCCAACGCGGCGAAATTCTCGTTCGAGGGCGGTGAAGTTGAAATTTCCATGGTCGCCACGGATGACAAACTGCGCATTCTGGTTCGTGATCAGGGGATTGGCCTGGCAACTGCAGACAAGGAAAAGGTCTTTGACCGCTTTAGCCAGCTTGATTCCTCCGATCAACGCCGCGCCGGTGGTACAGGTTTAGGCATGAACATCTCCAAAAAGATCGTCGAGGCCCATGGTGGCACAATCGATTATGTTCCGAACCCGGACAAGGGCACGACCTTCTTTGTCGAATTTGACCGCGCCGCGATGCCTGCTGAGGTTTACGCCGCCGAGGCAAGCTAG
- a CDS encoding acyl-homoserine-lactone synthase produces the protein MPIASGTFSAQLPEPARGARLGEGPVIVDGHVRASTISIHNLHLHGELFTSYLRARHETFIVGRGWKLPEVDGMEFDQYDTPLSRCVVLHEYGEILAGIRLTPTTARCGAYTYMIRDAQLGMLPDIPSDLLFMEAPVKEHIWEATRLFVSHNVSSDRRLKIQTILMQQMALSAQELGISHIIGIVPAVFQRWMKRIGMSAFPVGPLLSIEGDRTQAAMMRVGVRSN, from the coding sequence TTGCCAATTGCATCGGGCACGTTTTCGGCACAATTGCCGGAGCCTGCACGCGGTGCGCGGCTGGGTGAGGGGCCGGTCATCGTGGATGGCCATGTCCGGGCCAGCACCATATCGATTCACAATCTGCATCTGCATGGCGAATTGTTCACCAGCTATCTGCGGGCCCGGCATGAGACTTTCATCGTGGGTCGTGGCTGGAAACTGCCCGAGGTCGACGGGATGGAATTTGACCAGTACGACACCCCGCTCAGCCGCTGTGTGGTTTTGCATGAATATGGTGAGATCCTCGCGGGCATCCGGCTGACCCCGACCACCGCCCGTTGTGGCGCCTATACCTATATGATCCGCGACGCGCAGTTGGGGATGTTGCCCGATATTCCGTCGGACCTTCTGTTTATGGAAGCGCCGGTCAAGGAACACATCTGGGAGGCCACACGTTTGTTTGTCTCTCACAACGTTAGCTCTGACCGCCGGCTGAAGATCCAGACAATCTTGATGCAGCAGATGGCCCTCTCCGCGCAAGAACTTGGCATATCGCATATCATCGGGATTGTTCCGGCGGTGTTCCAACGCTGGATGAAGCGGATCGGGATGAGCGCGTTTCCTGTCGGTCCACTGTTGAGCATCGAAGGCGACCGGACCCAAGCCGCAATGATGCGGGTCGGCGTGCGCTCCAACTAG